In the Flagellimonas sp. MMG031 genome, one interval contains:
- the bamA gene encoding outer membrane protein assembly factor BamA codes for MEKRANNLTKGITNYILSALFIPLFLFTFQGIAQETDFENGKQYILGGLTVTGLQSYNEQTVKSYTGLRVGQPIKVPGDEISAVIKKLWNLDLFSNVEMYYTKIEDDRIFLELNITERPTLNSVTVYGVKKRKVEDIIEDTDLKKGKKITESLIANTKNYLQNKYKKQGYLNAKVNIATSVDTSGTNVENMVINVSKGDKVKIRKINFVGNEKLSNKRLRKSLKNTKKKKFYRFWKKSKYIAADFEEDLDNLVDTYAERGYRDARVLSDTFVKLDDKNIELTIEVEEGDKYYFGDIDFVGNSVYTDRQLSQVLGIKKGDTYNGVLLKERIADDSDPDAVDLTNLYQNNGYLFSTINPVEVSAVNDTIDFEIRIIEGKETFLDHVTVSGNDKTNDHVIYREIRTRPGQKYSKSNIVRTIRELGQLGFFDAEQIVPDIQNPNPNEGTVDINYSLVEAGSSQIELQGGFGGGGFIGTLGLSFNNFSIKNIFNKEAYKPVPMGDGQTFALRLQASRTFRVYSLNFSEPWLGGKKPVRFNFSLSRTQQFATQFNPNGRFDIDKSRGFAITGITAGLAKRVQWPDDFFTLSHSVSYQLYDFNDFASGLFNFGNGSSNALTYTFGLSRSSQGPSRIFPTSGSNFELTAKFTPPYSLFGGKDFAALRDDVDEVNRRIREIGEPANTEEQLELNRLRDNLELLEEERFKLLEYYKIKFRGDWYTSIVGKLVLRTNAEFGFLGAYNQDIGDVPFERFYVGGDGLGNFTLDGRDVVQLRGYDNQSLTPYITNPITNRLEQEGGTIYNKYSLELRYPLTLKPSASIYALSFLEAGNAFNNFSNYNPFELKRSAGVGLRIFMPAFGLLGIDFGYGFDTDARPGSVGPSGWQTHFIIGQQF; via the coding sequence TTGGAAAAACGAGCGAACAACTTAACTAAGGGTATCACAAACTACATACTTTCGGCCCTTTTTATCCCCTTATTCTTATTCACATTTCAGGGTATTGCCCAAGAAACCGACTTCGAGAACGGCAAGCAATACATTCTGGGGGGGCTAACGGTTACCGGACTGCAGAGCTACAATGAGCAAACGGTAAAGAGCTATACCGGTCTTCGTGTAGGGCAGCCCATCAAGGTGCCCGGCGATGAGATCAGTGCAGTGATCAAAAAGTTGTGGAACCTGGACCTCTTCAGCAATGTGGAAATGTACTATACCAAAATCGAGGATGATCGCATCTTTCTGGAACTGAACATTACCGAGCGACCCACTTTGAACAGCGTGACCGTGTACGGCGTCAAAAAGCGTAAAGTGGAGGATATTATCGAAGACACTGACCTGAAAAAAGGGAAAAAAATCACCGAGAGCTTAATTGCCAACACAAAGAACTACCTTCAGAATAAATATAAAAAGCAGGGATACCTTAATGCTAAAGTGAACATCGCCACTTCTGTGGATACCTCGGGAACCAATGTGGAGAACATGGTCATCAATGTGAGCAAGGGCGATAAGGTCAAAATAAGGAAAATCAACTTTGTGGGCAACGAAAAACTGTCCAACAAACGCTTGAGAAAATCACTGAAGAACACCAAGAAGAAGAAGTTTTACCGTTTCTGGAAGAAATCCAAATACATTGCGGCGGACTTTGAGGAAGATTTGGATAACTTGGTCGATACCTATGCCGAACGTGGCTACCGGGATGCAAGGGTGCTTTCGGATACCTTTGTAAAGCTGGATGACAAAAACATTGAGCTTACCATTGAAGTAGAGGAAGGTGATAAGTATTATTTCGGGGATATCGACTTTGTGGGCAACTCCGTGTACACGGATAGACAGTTGAGTCAAGTGCTAGGTATCAAAAAAGGGGATACCTATAATGGTGTTTTGCTCAAGGAACGCATTGCCGACGATTCCGACCCAGATGCAGTGGACCTCACCAACCTTTACCAAAACAATGGATACTTATTTTCGACCATTAACCCGGTTGAGGTTTCTGCGGTCAATGACACCATCGATTTTGAAATACGTATCATTGAAGGTAAAGAAACATTTTTGGATCATGTGACCGTTTCGGGGAATGATAAGACCAACGACCATGTGATTTACAGGGAAATCAGGACGCGTCCCGGTCAAAAATATAGCAAATCCAATATTGTAAGGACCATTCGCGAATTGGGCCAATTGGGATTCTTTGATGCTGAGCAAATTGTACCCGACATCCAAAACCCGAACCCAAATGAAGGTACTGTGGATATCAATTATAGCTTGGTGGAAGCAGGATCTAGTCAAATCGAGCTCCAAGGAGGTTTTGGGGGCGGTGGTTTCATTGGAACCTTGGGACTTTCCTTCAATAACTTTTCTATCAAAAATATCTTTAATAAGGAAGCCTATAAGCCGGTTCCCATGGGTGACGGTCAAACTTTTGCTTTGCGACTGCAGGCCAGTAGGACATTCCGCGTGTACAGTTTGAATTTCTCTGAACCCTGGTTGGGAGGAAAAAAACCCGTTAGGTTCAATTTCTCACTATCACGTACACAACAATTTGCCACCCAGTTCAATCCTAATGGTAGATTTGATATTGACAAGTCTAGGGGATTCGCCATTACAGGAATCACTGCCGGTTTGGCAAAACGGGTACAGTGGCCTGACGATTTCTTTACGTTATCGCACTCTGTGAGCTACCAATTGTACGATTTCAACGATTTTGCTAGTGGACTTTTCAATTTTGGTAACGGAAGTTCCAATGCCTTGACTTATACCTTCGGTTTGTCAAGAAGCTCGCAAGGGCCCAGTAGAATTTTCCCGACCTCAGGTTCCAACTTTGAATTGACGGCCAAGTTTACACCACCCTACTCATTGTTCGGCGGAAAAGATTTTGCAGCCTTAAGGGATGATGTGGACGAGGTCAATCGAAGAATCCGAGAAATTGGTGAACCTGCCAATACCGAAGAGCAATTGGAATTGAATAGGCTTCGGGACAACTTGGAGTTGTTGGAAGAAGAAAGATTTAAACTACTGGAGTACTACAAAATCAAATTTAGAGGAGATTGGTATACTTCTATTGTGGGTAAACTGGTGTTGCGCACCAATGCCGAGTTCGGTTTCTTAGGTGCCTATAACCAAGATATTGGAGATGTACCCTTCGAGCGTTTTTACGTAGGGGGAGATGGTCTCGGAAACTTTACCTTGGACGGTAGGGATGTAGTACAGTTAAGAGGTTACGATAACCAATCCCTTACCCCATATATCACCAACCCGATTACCAATCGATTGGAACAGGAAGGGGGTACCATTTACAACAAATACTCTTTGGAACTTCGCTATCCGCTAACATTGAAACCATCGGCATCCATTTACGCACTGTCATTTTTGGAAGCAGGTAACGCCTTCAACAATTTTAGCAACTATAATCCGTTTGAATTAAAAAGATCTGCCGGAGTGGGGCTACGTATTTTTATGCCGGCATTCGGACTCTTGGGGATTGATTTTGGTTACGGCTTCGATACCGATGCCCGACCAGGATCGGTAGGACCAAGCGGCTGGCAAACGCACTTCATCATCGGGCAGCAGTTTTAA
- a CDS encoding energy transducer TonB → MPRTIFIICTFLTFGSVFSQVDFKYFPQEQIIISACESNPNKSECVYEYLKEQVVTFITDKKRSKQFLKYDKDTLKVGARLVYGLNNDIISEKSFVAIQDKKLGKKYNKDLKDLFYTINIDQIQNRKPLATIHAFSFDFLIDKNGETIAYKHIKNKNVYSGGEVHEIPRFPGCEALTEQQARACFQEKMQNHIKTNFNYPKLAREKGISGTVYIIFDINREGKIENIRLSGEYILKEEAMRIIKLLPDMSPGTVNGEPVKVPYSIPMHFRL, encoded by the coding sequence ATGCCGAGAACTATTTTTATCATATGCACCTTCCTCACTTTTGGGAGCGTGTTTTCGCAAGTTGATTTTAAATACTTTCCCCAAGAACAGATAATAATTTCGGCATGCGAAAGTAATCCCAATAAAAGTGAATGCGTTTATGAGTATTTAAAAGAACAAGTCGTAACCTTTATTACAGATAAAAAGAGATCAAAACAATTCCTTAAATACGATAAAGATACCTTAAAAGTAGGCGCACGCTTGGTATACGGACTCAACAACGACATTATTTCTGAAAAAAGTTTTGTCGCCATTCAGGACAAAAAACTGGGTAAGAAATACAACAAGGACCTCAAAGATCTTTTTTATACCATTAATATAGATCAAATCCAAAACAGAAAGCCACTTGCCACAATACATGCATTTTCTTTTGATTTCTTGATCGATAAAAATGGAGAGACCATAGCTTACAAGCATATCAAAAATAAAAATGTCTATTCCGGTGGAGAGGTGCATGAGATTCCAAGGTTCCCCGGTTGCGAAGCGTTGACCGAGCAGCAGGCCCGAGCCTGTTTCCAAGAAAAAATGCAGAATCACATCAAAACCAATTTTAATTATCCAAAATTGGCCAGGGAAAAAGGCATTTCTGGAACGGTTTACATCATTTTTGACATCAATCGGGAGGGAAAAATTGAAAACATCAGATTAAGCGGGGAATATATTTTAAAGGAAGAGGCTATGAGAATAATCAAACTACTACCAGATATGTCTCCTGGGACCGTCAATGGTGAGCCCGTAAAAGTCCCTTATTCTATTCCAATGCACTTTCGACTATAA
- a CDS encoding 2TM domain-containing protein, translated as MLSFGKKKKAEIDLEQHELLEHAHQRIKQKKRLFSHFVIFLIGSIFLILANKVFKYGESYDWSIWIVLFWAFLFALHAFNVFVTSKFMGQQWEREQRERLVDLQKKRIGEIQKEIETDFPLSKINKKKDQ; from the coding sequence ATGTTGTCATTTGGTAAAAAGAAGAAAGCGGAAATAGATTTGGAACAGCACGAGCTTTTGGAGCATGCGCACCAACGCATCAAACAAAAGAAAAGGCTGTTTTCCCATTTTGTCATCTTTTTGATCGGTAGCATTTTCCTGATTCTGGCCAACAAGGTCTTCAAGTACGGGGAGTCCTATGATTGGTCCATTTGGATCGTGCTTTTCTGGGCGTTCCTGTTTGCCCTGCACGCCTTTAATGTGTTTGTGACCAGCAAGTTTATGGGACAACAATGGGAGCGCGAGCAACGCGAGCGCTTGGTCGACCTTCAGAAAAAACGCATCGGTGAGATCCAAAAGGAAATAGAAACGGACTTTCCGCTTTCCAAAATAAATAAAAAAAAAGATCAGTGA
- a CDS encoding aminotransferase class V-fold PLP-dependent enzyme has protein sequence MQNLRKKFPVLNQCVYANTASAGLLSEDLMEWRQGHDLDFLIGGSEMKNKGFAHMPEIKKTVGRFFNCKPENVALVPNFSLGFNLLLEGLPKDKKVLLVNKDYPSVNWPFETRNFERDYLDADEHMEENIHTKVKSGNFDVLALSLVQWVNGVRIDLEFLKNLKREFPNLIIIADGTQFCGMEPFDFEDSGIDILGASAYKWMLAGYGNGFYLVKEAVMDQFELRGIGNGSVDNDASKRNSITFCKYMEPGHLDSLNFGSLEFAVTFLDEIGQENVQAQLQKLSQHALQAFSELDLLEPAVVKRKQHSTIFSVKGDEQLFQKLTNENVVASLRGDGIRLSFHFYNTVEEIDVVATLLKRWTSTS, from the coding sequence ATGCAGAACCTTAGAAAAAAATTCCCCGTGCTCAACCAATGCGTTTATGCCAATACTGCCTCGGCAGGTCTTTTGAGCGAAGACCTGATGGAATGGCGACAGGGGCACGACTTGGATTTCCTGATTGGCGGCAGCGAAATGAAAAACAAAGGGTTTGCACATATGCCAGAAATTAAAAAGACTGTAGGTAGATTTTTTAATTGCAAACCCGAGAACGTGGCCTTGGTTCCCAACTTTAGTTTGGGGTTCAATTTATTGCTCGAAGGCTTACCGAAGGATAAAAAGGTCCTTTTGGTCAATAAAGATTACCCAAGCGTCAACTGGCCCTTTGAGACGCGGAATTTTGAGCGCGATTATTTGGATGCCGATGAACATATGGAAGAAAATATCCACACCAAGGTAAAGAGCGGTAATTTCGACGTTTTGGCGCTCAGTTTGGTGCAATGGGTTAATGGGGTACGAATAGATCTTGAATTTTTAAAAAACCTGAAAAGGGAGTTTCCCAATTTGATCATCATTGCCGATGGCACCCAATTCTGTGGCATGGAACCCTTCGATTTTGAGGATTCCGGAATCGATATTCTGGGTGCGAGTGCCTACAAATGGATGTTGGCCGGCTATGGCAACGGATTCTATTTGGTAAAGGAGGCGGTGATGGACCAGTTTGAATTGCGTGGTATTGGGAACGGTTCTGTGGACAACGATGCCTCCAAGCGAAACAGCATCACCTTCTGCAAATACATGGAGCCCGGCCATTTGGATTCCCTAAATTTCGGAAGTTTGGAATTTGCCGTTACCTTTTTGGACGAGATTGGGCAGGAAAATGTACAGGCGCAATTACAAAAGCTGTCCCAGCATGCGTTGCAGGCGTTCTCCGAACTCGACCTTTTGGAGCCTGCTGTGGTCAAACGCAAGCAACATAGCACCATTTTTAGTGTCAAGGGAGATGAGCAGCTGTTCCAAAAATTGACCAATGAGAATGTGGTGGCCTCACTTCGGGGCGATGGCATCCGGCTAAGCTTTCATTTTTACAATACCGTGGAGGAAATAGATGTTGTGGCAACACTTTTAAAACGTTGGACATCAACCTCGTAA
- the murI gene encoding glutamate racemase has protein sequence MENPIGIFDSGVGGTSIWKEVAKMLPHESTIYLADSANAPYGEKSKEEIVRLSIKNTEYLLKRNCKIIVVACNTATTNAIDYLRSHYNVPFIGIEPAIKPAALQTKTKKVGVLATKGTLSSSLFHNTSKLFAEGITVLEQEGKGLVELIEAGKIESQEMRTLLLEFLWPMLNQDIDCLVLGCTHYPYLIPVLKEILPEHINIIDSGEAVARQTRAVLEQHQLLSNAKQHPEHIFYSNADIEVLKTLVNTPSAKVSYLDF, from the coding sequence ATGGAAAATCCAATAGGCATTTTTGATTCTGGGGTGGGAGGTACCTCCATTTGGAAGGAGGTCGCCAAAATGTTGCCCCACGAGAGCACCATTTATTTGGCCGATAGTGCCAATGCCCCTTATGGCGAAAAGTCGAAGGAAGAGATTGTAAGGCTCAGTATCAAAAATACCGAGTACTTGCTCAAAAGAAACTGTAAGATCATTGTGGTGGCCTGCAATACCGCCACCACCAACGCTATTGATTACTTACGCTCCCATTACAACGTCCCTTTTATCGGAATTGAACCAGCCATTAAACCGGCTGCATTACAAACCAAAACCAAAAAAGTAGGAGTGTTGGCCACCAAGGGCACCCTTTCCAGTAGTCTGTTCCATAACACTTCCAAACTTTTTGCCGAAGGAATTACCGTATTGGAGCAGGAAGGAAAAGGGTTGGTGGAACTCATTGAGGCCGGTAAAATCGAATCACAGGAAATGAGAACCCTCCTCCTCGAGTTTCTATGGCCCATGCTCAATCAAGATATCGATTGTTTGGTGTTGGGCTGCACCCACTATCCCTATTTGATACCCGTGTTGAAGGAGATACTGCCAGAACACATCAATATCATCGATTCCGGAGAAGCGGTGGCACGGCAGACCAGAGCCGTTTTGGAGCAACACCAACTGCTTTCCAATGCAAAACAGCACCCAGAGCATATCTTTTACAGCAATGCCGATATTGAAGTCCTTAAAACATTGGTAAATACGCCATCAGCAAAGGTTTCCTATCTCGATTTCTAA
- a CDS encoding thymidylate synthase produces the protein MKQYHDLLKHVLEHGNQKGDRTGTGTLSVFGYQMRFDLAEGFPMVTTKKLHLKSIIHELLWFLKGDTNIAYLQENGVRIWNEWADENGDLGPVYGHQWRNWNSEEIDQIKEVIDTLKNNPNSRRMLVSAWNPSVLPDTSVSFAENVANGKAALPPCHAFFQFYVADGKLSCQLYQRSADIFLGVPFNIASYALFTLMMAQVCGYQPGEFIHTFGDAHIYNNHMEQVELQLSRDPRPLPTMKLNPEVKDIFDFTFDDFELLNYDPHPHIKGVVAV, from the coding sequence ATGAAACAGTACCACGACCTTCTGAAACACGTATTGGAGCACGGCAACCAAAAAGGGGACCGCACCGGAACAGGGACCTTGAGTGTTTTTGGCTATCAAATGCGGTTCGACCTTGCCGAGGGCTTTCCCATGGTAACCACCAAAAAACTGCACCTTAAATCCATTATCCATGAATTGTTGTGGTTTTTAAAAGGCGATACCAACATTGCCTATTTACAGGAAAATGGGGTGCGCATCTGGAATGAGTGGGCCGATGAAAACGGTGATTTAGGGCCCGTGTACGGACACCAATGGCGCAATTGGAACAGTGAGGAAATCGATCAGATCAAAGAAGTGATCGACACCTTAAAAAACAATCCGAACAGCAGAAGAATGTTGGTTTCGGCTTGGAATCCCAGTGTGTTACCGGACACTTCGGTATCTTTTGCAGAAAATGTGGCCAACGGAAAGGCCGCGCTCCCGCCATGCCATGCTTTTTTCCAATTTTATGTGGCCGATGGCAAGCTTTCATGTCAATTGTATCAACGCAGTGCGGACATTTTTTTGGGCGTTCCGTTCAATATTGCATCCTATGCCCTATTTACCTTAATGATGGCCCAAGTATGTGGCTACCAACCCGGAGAGTTTATCCACACCTTTGGTGATGCCCATATTTACAACAACCACATGGAGCAGGTGGAACTACAATTGAGCCGTGATCCACGACCCTTGCCCACCATGAAATTGAACCCTGAGGTGAAGGACATTTTTGATTTTACCTTTGATGATTTTGAGCTCTTGAACTATGACCCACATCCGCATATTAAGGGGGTGGTTGCCGTCTAA
- a CDS encoding OmpH family outer membrane protein: MNTKVLLSAVVLMTSLYGFAQRGVRIGYVDMEYILENVEEYRDATEQLNAKAQKWKQEIELKQSVVEQMKKDLMAEKVLLTDELILEREEEIQLLEKEMLDYQQDRFGPQGDLVLQKQLLIQPIQDQVFNEVQKIGANKRYDFIFDKSADVVMLYSEKRHDISDLVLREIGRTRKISASNKKQEQQNRLEQFQEEEDEISDALRERQEQAAEALEEREKAAEATRAQKLQEREERKKAYEERRRKLLEEREAKRKEKLEERKKAQEQQKDSIG, encoded by the coding sequence ATGAATACCAAAGTTCTTTTATCAGCAGTAGTTCTAATGACTTCCCTTTACGGGTTCGCCCAGCGTGGTGTCCGTATCGGATATGTGGATATGGAATATATCCTCGAAAATGTGGAAGAGTACAGGGACGCTACCGAACAATTGAATGCCAAAGCACAAAAGTGGAAGCAGGAAATAGAGCTGAAGCAAAGTGTTGTTGAGCAGATGAAGAAAGATTTGATGGCCGAAAAGGTGCTATTGACGGACGAGCTAATTTTGGAGCGAGAAGAGGAAATCCAGTTATTGGAAAAGGAAATGCTCGATTATCAACAAGACCGATTTGGGCCGCAAGGGGATTTGGTGCTGCAAAAGCAGCTTTTGATACAGCCCATACAGGACCAAGTGTTCAATGAAGTACAAAAAATCGGAGCCAATAAAAGATACGATTTTATTTTTGATAAATCCGCAGATGTTGTAATGTTGTACTCCGAAAAAAGGCACGATATCAGTGACTTGGTTTTAAGGGAGATAGGACGCACCAGAAAAATAAGTGCCTCCAATAAAAAACAAGAGCAGCAAAATCGATTGGAGCAGTTCCAAGAAGAGGAAGACGAGATAAGTGACGCCCTTAGGGAACGCCAAGAACAAGCTGCCGAAGCCCTTGAAGAACGGGAAAAAGCTGCGGAGGCAACAAGGGCCCAAAAGCTGCAAGAGCGCGAAGAGCGTAAAAAAGCATACGAAGAACGAAGAAGAAAACTTTTGGAAGAGCGTGAGGCCAAGAGGAAGGAAAAATTGGAAGAACGAAAAAAAGCGCAGGAACAACAAAAGGATTCAATAGGATAG
- a CDS encoding isoamylase early set domain-containing protein, which translates to MAIKKQYLKSKPVCKVTFTVPADEAKTVAVVGDFNKWNPKKSTLKKLKNGTFKGTFELPVENSYEFRYLIDGAYENDGEADRFQWNDYAGAENAVLEV; encoded by the coding sequence ATGGCAATTAAGAAACAATACCTAAAAAGTAAGCCTGTTTGCAAAGTAACATTTACCGTTCCTGCAGATGAGGCAAAAACAGTTGCAGTAGTCGGGGATTTCAACAAATGGAACCCTAAAAAGAGCACTTTGAAGAAATTAAAGAACGGCACCTTTAAAGGAACGTTCGAACTGCCTGTCGAGAACAGCTACGAGTTCAGATATTTGATCGACGGTGCTTATGAGAACGATGGTGAGGCCGATCGTTTCCAATGGAACGATTATGCCGGAGCCGAGAACGCCGTTCTAGAAGTCTAA
- a CDS encoding four helix bundle protein — MRNFRELTVWKDGRILVKEVYKLTHLLPDSERFGLIAQIQRSAISIPANIAEGCGKDSEKDFIRFLQISLGSAYELETHFILCEDLEFLSPEIVQRIIGEIQVLQRKIVALIKHIKSNH, encoded by the coding sequence ATGAGAAATTTTCGAGAGTTGACCGTCTGGAAAGATGGCCGAATTTTAGTGAAAGAAGTTTACAAACTCACCCATTTATTACCTGATTCCGAAAGATTTGGATTGATTGCTCAAATTCAAAGAAGTGCCATATCCATTCCAGCGAATATTGCCGAAGGTTGTGGAAAAGATTCAGAGAAGGATTTTATCCGGTTCCTTCAAATTAGCCTTGGGTCCGCCTACGAATTGGAAACACACTTTATTTTATGTGAAGATTTGGAATTTCTTTCTCCCGAAATAGTGCAAAGGATTATTGGAGAAATTCAAGTCTTACAAAGGAAAATCGTAGCACTCATCAAACATATCAAATCAAACCATTGA
- a CDS encoding OmpH family outer membrane protein — MKNVKRIAVALVLFVAATGFVNAQSKVAHINVQQLLSEMPEMKAAQAELKKLQETYRADIQSSMTELQNKYTQYQNEATSKTREENEQRAVELQGFEQNIQEAEQAAMQEMQKKQQELFAPISEKAKAAIEKVAAAQGYDYVIDASPGLGLLVSKGKDLLPAVKQELGF, encoded by the coding sequence ATGAAAAATGTAAAAAGAATTGCGGTAGCCCTCGTATTGTTTGTAGCGGCTACGGGTTTTGTAAATGCACAGAGCAAGGTTGCACACATTAATGTACAGCAACTATTGTCTGAAATGCCGGAGATGAAGGCTGCACAAGCCGAATTGAAGAAATTACAGGAAACCTACAGAGCAGACATCCAAAGCTCCATGACCGAGCTTCAAAACAAGTATACCCAATACCAAAACGAAGCTACTTCCAAAACAAGGGAAGAAAACGAGCAAAGAGCCGTAGAGCTTCAAGGTTTTGAGCAGAACATTCAGGAAGCAGAGCAAGCTGCCATGCAGGAAATGCAGAAAAAGCAGCAGGAACTCTTCGCTCCCATCTCGGAAAAGGCAAAAGCGGCCATCGAAAAAGTAGCTGCTGCACAAGGTTACGACTACGTAATCGATGCCAGCCCAGGATTGGGACTTCTAGTTTCCAAAGGAAAAGACCTTTTGCCAGCAGTAAAGCAGGAACTAGGTTTCTAA
- a CDS encoding Dabb family protein produces MKPTIITLFAALLLASCGEQPKKEKTETQEITVETKEETAAPQLRHVVLFKFNETSSAEEIAQVEAAFDALPSKISEIKAYEKGLNNSPENLNKELTHCFLLTFESEKDRDTYLTHPDHVAFTELAGPHIADVLVVDYWAK; encoded by the coding sequence ATGAAACCCACCATTATCACCCTATTTGCCGCCTTGCTACTGGCCAGTTGTGGCGAGCAGCCGAAAAAAGAAAAAACCGAAACACAGGAAATTACCGTGGAAACTAAAGAAGAAACCGCAGCACCCCAATTAAGGCATGTGGTATTGTTTAAATTCAACGAGACTTCGTCGGCTGAAGAGATAGCCCAGGTAGAAGCTGCCTTCGATGCATTGCCGTCCAAGATATCAGAAATCAAGGCTTACGAAAAAGGGCTCAACAACAGCCCCGAGAACCTGAACAAGGAACTTACCCATTGCTTTTTGCTGACCTTTGAAAGTGAAAAGGACCGCGATACCTACCTTACCCATCCGGACCATGTGGCCTTTACTGAACTTGCCGGCCCACACATTGCCGATGTGCTGGTCGTGGATTACTGGGCGAAGTGA
- a CDS encoding dihydrofolate reductase yields MRRLVIIAAAAENNALGKDNDLVWHLPDDFKRFKTITSGHKIIMGRKTLESFPKPLPNRTHIAITRDEDYQPKFPCTIVHSLADAIALVDDNETAFIIGGGEIYKQSMDRATDIELTRVHGSFEADAFFPEIDTDQWELVKEEHHPKDDRHQYSFTYLTYKRK; encoded by the coding sequence GTGAGGAGATTGGTCATTATTGCGGCCGCGGCCGAAAACAATGCCTTGGGCAAGGACAACGACCTGGTCTGGCATTTACCGGACGATTTCAAACGATTTAAAACGATTACCTCGGGGCATAAAATAATTATGGGCAGAAAAACCCTGGAGAGTTTCCCAAAGCCACTGCCCAACCGCACGCACATTGCCATTACCCGTGATGAGGACTATCAACCCAAATTTCCATGCACCATAGTACATTCCTTGGCGGATGCCATTGCTTTGGTGGACGATAATGAAACTGCTTTTATTATTGGTGGAGGGGAAATCTATAAACAATCCATGGACCGCGCTACGGATATTGAACTGACAAGGGTCCATGGATCGTTCGAAGCGGATGCATTTTTCCCTGAAATTGATACCGACCAATGGGAACTGGTGAAAGAGGAACATCATCCAAAGGATGATAGGCACCAATACAGTTTTACGTACCTCACCTACAAAAGAAAATAA